From Bacteroidota bacterium, a single genomic window includes:
- a CDS encoding tetratricopeptide repeat protein, which translates to MTNYLLTFCFVLITNFSFSQQSKIDSLLSLLKTDKPDTNKIEHLNELAWEISYSNPDTAMILSKQALQLAINILNESEKKWDNSEIKEAMQTSIGQCYHQIATFHTDKGEYFLALQFFQKALDVWEQLENSITPQSGKYSNEETIKRKEKYKNKKAATYGNIGNVYAQQGDYPKTLEYYFKALKIGEETKDENRIAIQLGNIGLVFFYQKDYRKALDYYFKALKIKEDIKDNTGITATIMNIAEVYKVQGDYSKALDYNFKALKMSEDLGNKSYVATVFGNLGTIYDEQKNYSKALDYYFKALKIDEDIGNKNGIARHNNNIGYTYYSIKKYSEAEKFYLKAITIANEIGSFPQIQNLSENLSDLYTDIGNYKKALEHYKIASAAKDTLLNVNQNKEITRRELNYEFEKKEAAAKAEQEKKDLKKDLITGFSLIGLILMLAFVWFAFRSLRVSTKQTFLIIAKFLNSFFSRPKIFRNKGKTDF; encoded by the coding sequence ATGACTAATTATCTTCTCACTTTTTGTTTTGTATTAATTACCAACTTCTCTTTCTCACAGCAGAGCAAAATTGATTCATTGCTTTCACTTCTTAAAACCGACAAACCAGATACAAACAAAATAGAACATCTCAACGAACTTGCTTGGGAAATCAGTTACAGCAATCCCGATACAGCAATGATTTTATCCAAGCAAGCCCTTCAACTTGCCATTAACATTTTAAATGAAAGTGAAAAGAAATGGGACAATTCTGAAATAAAGGAAGCAATGCAAACATCTATTGGGCAATGCTATCATCAAATTGCAACCTTTCATACTGACAAAGGAGAGTATTTTCTTGCTTTACAATTTTTTCAAAAGGCACTTGATGTATGGGAACAGTTAGAAAATTCAATAACGCCCCAATCTGGTAAATACAGCAATGAAGAAACAATAAAACGAAAAGAAAAATACAAGAATAAAAAAGCAGCAACCTATGGAAACATTGGAAATGTTTATGCTCAGCAAGGAGATTATCCTAAAACACTTGAATATTATTTCAAGGCATTAAAAATAGGAGAAGAAACAAAGGATGAAAATAGAATTGCAATACAACTCGGCAATATTGGACTTGTCTTCTTTTATCAAAAAGATTATCGAAAAGCCCTTGATTATTATTTCAAAGCGTTAAAAATAAAAGAAGACATCAAAGATAATACTGGAATTACGGCAACTATTATGAATATCGCTGAGGTGTATAAAGTTCAAGGTGATTATTCAAAAGCACTTGATTATAATTTCAAGGCATTAAAAATGAGTGAAGATTTAGGAAATAAAAGTTATGTTGCAACAGTATTCGGAAATCTCGGAACTATCTATGATGAACAAAAAAATTATTCCAAAGCCCTTGACTATTATTTCAAAGCATTGAAAATAGATGAGGATATTGGGAATAAAAACGGAATTGCACGACATAATAATAACATCGGTTATACCTATTATTCCATAAAAAAATATTCAGAGGCAGAAAAATTTTATCTCAAAGCAATAACTATTGCTAATGAAATTGGCTCTTTTCCTCAAATACAAAACCTCAGCGAAAACCTCAGCGACCTTTATACCGATATTGGCAATTACAAAAAAGCATTAGAGCATTATAAAATAGCATCAGCAGCAAAGGATACACTTTTGAATGTAAATCAAAACAAAGAAATCACCAGAAGGGAACTGAATTATGAGTTTGAGAAAAAAGAAGCAGCGGCTAAAGCCGAACAAGAAAAAAAGGACTTAAAGAAAGACCTCATTACTGGCTTTTCGCTTATAGGACTGATACTGATGTTGGCGTTTGTTTGGTTTGCTTTTCGGTCATTGCGTGTTTCTACAAAACAGACATTCTTAATAATCGCTAAATTTTTGAATTCGTTTTTTAGTCGCCCCAAAATCTTTCGTAACAAAGGCAAAACAGACTTTTAA
- a CDS encoding SBBP repeat-containing protein has translation MKKFLLSVITLIIFFNANAQSGNNCSNAIPITPTATCTPTTITTTNSDIWFSFVATSQYTQIRTTAPTFGINGPHLHELILYSGSCSSLQVLEDEIFAEASGANEIIIDASGLTVGNTYYVQASRMTSRGICVPTVVANACGGVSSITFSLCVRSLNVIIPKDFGLESVSISHSYYTNKGQIADVNGNSRNDIKYYSSNSSPIVYYTDTAVSFVFAKVDTIKSTQDSTHRVDMSLVGANTNLSPPFKTEKINGYVNYFLPQVRTGAVNVKGYSRTIIESVYPNIDMQYYSNDVGIKFYFIVKPGGNPDNIIMNFAGANSVTVNANKGLDIQTTLGKISFEAGHAYQINPAGNIVPMPWQAEFIQLSPTSVKLDIRNYPTNFPLFIQIDRGHIAPTTTTSSNFWSTYVGGSMTEPVKGSVEMDASDNAYWSGGTSSPNFPILGAMQGTNLGSFDAFVAKFNTNRGRDFVTYFGASNDDWATTVQIDGSGNIYFAGNTQSANFPVSTSPPSYQSFNGGFSNREDCFIVKLTPNGQTKLWASYFGGADYDALYAMNVTSGGDIFIGGRTFMDTLFYPGKYFPFPVSQPPGAYVDTTYNGGQDDGFFAKFDASFNLVWSTYLGGSAREYVTSMATDKSGNLFVVSHTESKGDTTLSCSPVAGVMPLCDPGSGAYTQNNNGGFDKHIAKFRSTGILLWATMYGGSNWEGHYVTDGDVTDIDIDASGNIYIIGSTTSTDMPLFNAVQGSNTGGFNAMVLKFTNGGVPLFADYYGGGNAIAMTEYGYGIAADGNGNIYITGQTFNPTFPVINSSNFYNYGSLRGQSDAFIAGLDKTTFQAFWSTYLGGTCREAGDNIAISASGKSLIVVGQTASALNDFPLFDLTGNSDYYDGTYNGDVGTGYCDPFVTSDGDGFIGSFCLSCPSTVGIEETNSQNENLNVIVYPNPGSNEITIESKIELDKNASIIIINSLGQIIYSGKPTSNRFRKTKIDITHFADGIYIVRLLSGNATLSGKFIKQ, from the coding sequence ATGAAAAAATTTCTACTCTCCGTAATCACATTAATTATTTTTTTTAATGCAAACGCTCAATCAGGAAATAATTGCAGCAATGCAATTCCGATAACTCCAACTGCAACTTGCACTCCAACTACTATTACAACTACAAACAGCGATATATGGTTTTCATTTGTTGCAACAAGTCAATATACCCAGATAAGAACTACTGCACCAACTTTTGGTATTAATGGACCTCATCTTCATGAATTAATTCTTTATTCCGGCTCTTGCAGTTCGCTTCAAGTTTTAGAAGATGAAATTTTTGCAGAAGCAAGTGGTGCAAATGAAATTATTATTGATGCATCTGGTTTAACAGTTGGTAATACTTATTATGTACAAGCATCGCGCATGACATCGCGCGGGATTTGTGTTCCGACTGTTGTCGCAAATGCGTGCGGGGGAGTATCCAGCATAACATTTTCCTTGTGCGTTCGTTCTTTGAACGTGATTATCCCAAAAGACTTCGGATTAGAATCGGTTTCTATCAGCCATTCTTACTATACAAATAAGGGACAAATTGCAGATGTGAACGGAAATTCGCGCAATGATATTAAATACTATTCAAGCAATTCCTCTCCGATAGTCTATTACACAGACACTGCTGTTTCTTTTGTTTTTGCAAAAGTAGATACTATTAAATCTACGCAGGACAGCACACATAGAGTGGATATGTCATTGGTTGGCGCGAATACAAACCTATCTCCTCCATTTAAAACAGAAAAGATTAATGGTTATGTGAATTATTTTCTTCCGCAAGTTCGTACTGGAGCAGTTAACGTTAAAGGTTACAGCAGAACTATTATTGAAAGTGTATACCCGAATATTGATATGCAATATTACAGTAATGATGTTGGAATAAAATTTTATTTTATTGTAAAGCCTGGAGGAAATCCAGATAACATTATAATGAATTTTGCAGGAGCAAACTCAGTAACAGTTAATGCAAACAAAGGACTTGACATACAAACAACGCTTGGAAAAATTTCTTTTGAAGCAGGTCACGCATATCAAATAAATCCTGCGGGAAATATTGTTCCTATGCCTTGGCAGGCAGAGTTTATACAGCTTTCTCCAACATCTGTTAAACTTGACATTCGCAATTATCCAACTAACTTTCCTTTATTCATTCAAATTGACAGGGGGCATATTGCGCCAACTACTACTACCAGCAGCAATTTTTGGTCAACTTATGTTGGTGGTTCAATGACAGAACCGGTTAAAGGCAGTGTAGAAATGGATGCCTCTGATAATGCTTATTGGTCGGGCGGTACTTCCAGCCCTAATTTTCCTATTCTAGGAGCAATGCAAGGAACTAACTTAGGTTCATTTGATGCTTTTGTCGCCAAGTTTAATACAAATCGTGGTAGAGATTTCGTAACTTATTTCGGAGCAAGTAATGATGATTGGGCAACAACAGTTCAAATTGACGGTTCAGGGAATATTTATTTTGCGGGCAATACTCAAAGTGCGAATTTTCCCGTATCTACTTCACCGCCTTCTTATCAGAGTTTTAACGGAGGTTTTTCAAACCGCGAAGATTGCTTTATTGTAAAATTAACCCCGAATGGACAAACAAAATTATGGGCTTCCTATTTTGGCGGAGCCGACTATGATGCTTTGTATGCAATGAATGTTACATCAGGTGGCGATATTTTCATAGGGGGGCGAACTTTTATGGATACATTATTTTACCCTGGGAAATATTTTCCTTTTCCTGTGAGCCAGCCGCCAGGAGCGTATGTTGATACTACCTATAACGGTGGGCAGGACGATGGTTTTTTCGCAAAGTTTGATGCTTCTTTTAATTTAGTATGGTCAACTTATTTAGGTGGTTCAGCCAGAGAATATGTTACATCAATGGCAACCGATAAAAGCGGTAACCTTTTTGTAGTCTCTCATACAGAAAGTAAAGGTGATACTACTCTTTCATGCAGCCCTGTAGCAGGTGTTATGCCTTTATGTGACCCCGGTAGCGGAGCCTATACCCAGAATAATAACGGTGGCTTTGATAAGCACATTGCAAAATTTAGAAGCACAGGAATATTACTTTGGGCAACCATGTACGGAGGCAGTAATTGGGAAGGTCATTATGTCACGGATGGTGATGTAACAGATATTGACATAGACGCTTCCGGTAATATTTACATTATCGGCTCAACAACAAGCACGGACATGCCACTTTTCAATGCCGTTCAGGGAAGCAATACCGGAGGTTTTAATGCAATGGTTCTGAAATTCACCAATGGCGGGGTGCCCTTGTTTGCAGATTATTATGGAGGCGGCAACGCTATCGCAATGACCGAATATGGCTATGGTATTGCAGCAGATGGTAACGGAAACATTTATATTACAGGGCAAACGTTCAATCCTACTTTTCCGGTTATTAACTCATCTAATTTTTATAATTACGGGAGTTTAAGAGGTCAGTCAGATGCCTTCATTGCAGGTTTGGATAAAACTACTTTCCAAGCATTCTGGTCAACTTATCTCGGTGGAACATGCAGGGAGGCAGGAGATAACATTGCTATATCTGCGTCTGGAAAAAGTTTAATCGTAGTGGGACAAACTGCAAGTGCACTTAACGATTTTCCTCTTTTTGATTTAACAGGCAATTCAGATTATTATGACGGAACTTATAACGGTGATGTAGGCACTGGATATTGCGATCCGTTTGTTACTTCTGATGGAGACGGATTTATCGGCTCTTTCTGTTTATCCTGTCCTTCTACTGTCGGTATTGAAGAAACAAATTCTCAAAACGAAAATCTGAATGTCATTGTCTATCCAAATCCGGGCAGTAATGAAATTACAATTGAAAGCAAAATAGAGTTGGATAAAAATGCCAGCATTATAATTATAAATTCGTTGGGGCAGATTATTTATTCCGGCAAACCAACTTCAAACAGATTTAGAAAAACTAAAATTGATATTACTCACTTTGCTGATGGAATTTATATTGTCCGGCTTTTAAGCGGTAATGCAACCTTGAGCGGTAAATTTATAAAACAATAA